Proteins from a genomic interval of Scomber scombrus chromosome 11, fScoSco1.1, whole genome shotgun sequence:
- the thpo gene encoding thrombopoietin isoform X1 — protein sequence MALSRLLLLCMVASEMWDAETKPIDFVCNRAARRAMNVVAELQSALKDCNDSMTLSTPVQLPCTELHVASWENKSHQERRGDIGASLRLLIEGVKVMRALGQAGCGALLLQRLEHNINNYLLILTHLQLSQGPVESSELSCVPGSTKSLSTVLLNYNRLISGKLERFMINLEDRCTPQ from the exons gactgctgctgctctgtatGGTAGCCTCTGAGATGTGGGATGCCGAGACCAAGCCCATAGACTTTGTGTGTAATAGAGCCGCCAGGAGGGCTATGAATGTTGTGGCAGAGTTGCAGAGTGCACTG AAAGACTGCAATGACTCAATGACCCTCTCCACACCAGTTCAGCTACCCTGCACCGAGCTTCACGTAGCATCTTGGGAAAACAAATCT CAccaggagagaagaggagacatAGGTGCATCCTTGAGGCTTCTTATCGAAGGTGTGAAGGTTATGAGGGCTCTCGGCCAGGCAGGATGTGGTGCTTTGCTGCTGCAGAGACTGGAGCACAACATCAACAACTACCTGCTCATTCTCACACACCTTCAGCTGAGT CAGGGGCCAGTTGAGAGCTCAGAATTGTCTTGTGTTCCTGGAAGCACCAAGAGTCTCAGCACAGTCCTGTTGAACTACAACCGTCTGATCTCAGGCAAACTGGAGCGGTTCATGATTAACCTGGAAGACAGATGCACTCCCCAGTGA
- the thpo gene encoding thrombopoietin isoform X2, which produces MALSRLLLLCMVASEMWDAETKPIDFVCNRAARRAMNVVAELQSALKDCNDSMTLSTPVQLPCTELHVASWENKSHQERRGDIGASLRLLIEGVKVMRALGQAGCGALLLQRLEHNINNYLLILTHLQLSGPVESSELSCVPGSTKSLSTVLLNYNRLISGKLERFMINLEDRCTPQ; this is translated from the exons gactgctgctgctctgtatGGTAGCCTCTGAGATGTGGGATGCCGAGACCAAGCCCATAGACTTTGTGTGTAATAGAGCCGCCAGGAGGGCTATGAATGTTGTGGCAGAGTTGCAGAGTGCACTG AAAGACTGCAATGACTCAATGACCCTCTCCACACCAGTTCAGCTACCCTGCACCGAGCTTCACGTAGCATCTTGGGAAAACAAATCT CAccaggagagaagaggagacatAGGTGCATCCTTGAGGCTTCTTATCGAAGGTGTGAAGGTTATGAGGGCTCTCGGCCAGGCAGGATGTGGTGCTTTGCTGCTGCAGAGACTGGAGCACAACATCAACAACTACCTGCTCATTCTCACACACCTTCAGCTGAGT GGGCCAGTTGAGAGCTCAGAATTGTCTTGTGTTCCTGGAAGCACCAAGAGTCTCAGCACAGTCCTGTTGAACTACAACCGTCTGATCTCAGGCAAACTGGAGCGGTTCATGATTAACCTGGAAGACAGATGCACTCCCCAGTGA
- the thpo gene encoding thrombopoietin isoform X3 has product MVASEMWDAETKPIDFVCNRAARRAMNVVAELQSALKDCNDSMTLSTPVQLPCTELHVASWENKSHQERRGDIGASLRLLIEGVKVMRALGQAGCGALLLQRLEHNINNYLLILTHLQLSQGPVESSELSCVPGSTKSLSTVLLNYNRLISGKLERFMINLEDRCTPQ; this is encoded by the exons atGGTAGCCTCTGAGATGTGGGATGCCGAGACCAAGCCCATAGACTTTGTGTGTAATAGAGCCGCCAGGAGGGCTATGAATGTTGTGGCAGAGTTGCAGAGTGCACTG AAAGACTGCAATGACTCAATGACCCTCTCCACACCAGTTCAGCTACCCTGCACCGAGCTTCACGTAGCATCTTGGGAAAACAAATCT CAccaggagagaagaggagacatAGGTGCATCCTTGAGGCTTCTTATCGAAGGTGTGAAGGTTATGAGGGCTCTCGGCCAGGCAGGATGTGGTGCTTTGCTGCTGCAGAGACTGGAGCACAACATCAACAACTACCTGCTCATTCTCACACACCTTCAGCTGAGT CAGGGGCCAGTTGAGAGCTCAGAATTGTCTTGTGTTCCTGGAAGCACCAAGAGTCTCAGCACAGTCCTGTTGAACTACAACCGTCTGATCTCAGGCAAACTGGAGCGGTTCATGATTAACCTGGAAGACAGATGCACTCCCCAGTGA